The following coding sequences lie in one Myxococcales bacterium genomic window:
- a CDS encoding HEAT repeat domain-containing protein yields the protein MLEPIPSSPPAAPRPVPPLLGELPNERVDLAKWPPDDDGNAPAGGGGQLPGAGSPGSFDTGDGDFKKGRFNPFVILIGLVAVIGLGLFLFIGLKKDAEKLTVEQVEDRKKATFILPKDEQMPKWREWAASEASDELVQESLKQLAFAKDPAGVDLAIKALARPSEPIQAMAATCLTEYGLPAAESAKGPLMQALTKAGPGAKPQIAWALVVLGEAASFDKIMELYRAGYLSKVQRLGGGVAFDPEQIVKLIDTDKLATYAGDESPAVRQLVATVLSRNAAPKYTDVLIKLVQDSDAEIARQAAPGLGKIGDKRAREPLISALKKTDKESRKKYLNALKDGIGAEGLILALDSNDSDIEKSWYQTKVVIDLVRELADPRCGDPILKYLETKPNIHWQTEAATAMAEVGDVRGVPTLARRLRMDPLKIYGDQYDHEQLLKRDDQERVVAARMIADLAVLYPDQREFIRKESEDAVIFWIHEMPSPHANGLRALAAMESTKDINALRKWADPNKPLPKEGQQPPFPEEWVVAQSAMRYVGWLKDEQSWSVLEKSLTRRDPELDVTMDGLMAGGLAILGMTLRAIGVGAADGMAQWQDPKAFKPLMKYIEEPKENEQSRKSACAALPWVASKEDMLEVAKKVQEYKKTDKDDSLRRECLLEAFIRRPVPGIAGALLPMLTPDAALETRHQVGAAIGKTGFDKEVEAKLFEMLKSESLVTDAANALILGGTPDVAKRAVAMLADKPKATVEELQNLWYDAFGYWSHEDLTSGRIFRWVDNAIAIQQTELKGVPQDWAPFLLMKQFDNLQYDNGPHSFTRVVLRVRLMQMAKDASKKEMMEGAIRTLKFMKEQGVLLALRDEKGPTGELASAAYFELMNPKVITDVKVPEDGKGGGKGKNQ from the coding sequence ATGCTCGAACCGATCCCGTCGTCCCCGCCCGCCGCTCCGCGGCCCGTCCCACCGCTCCTCGGTGAGCTTCCGAACGAGCGGGTCGATCTCGCCAAGTGGCCGCCGGACGATGACGGGAACGCGCCCGCCGGCGGTGGCGGACAGCTGCCCGGCGCCGGCTCTCCGGGATCATTCGACACCGGGGATGGCGACTTCAAGAAAGGGCGCTTCAACCCCTTCGTCATCCTCATCGGGCTCGTGGCCGTCATCGGGCTCGGGTTGTTCCTGTTCATCGGCCTCAAGAAGGACGCCGAGAAGCTCACTGTAGAGCAGGTTGAAGACCGGAAGAAAGCGACCTTCATTCTGCCCAAGGACGAGCAGATGCCGAAGTGGCGCGAGTGGGCCGCCTCCGAAGCGAGCGACGAGCTGGTTCAGGAGTCGCTCAAACAGCTGGCGTTCGCCAAGGATCCCGCCGGTGTCGATCTTGCGATCAAGGCCCTCGCGCGGCCCAGTGAGCCGATCCAGGCAATGGCCGCGACCTGCCTCACGGAGTACGGCTTGCCTGCCGCCGAGTCCGCGAAGGGTCCGCTGATGCAAGCCCTGACGAAGGCCGGTCCGGGCGCCAAGCCGCAGATCGCCTGGGCGCTCGTGGTGCTCGGCGAGGCCGCGTCGTTCGACAAGATCATGGAGCTCTACCGTGCCGGGTACCTATCGAAGGTGCAGCGACTCGGTGGAGGTGTGGCCTTCGATCCCGAGCAGATCGTCAAGCTGATCGACACCGACAAACTCGCGACCTACGCCGGCGACGAGAGCCCCGCCGTGCGCCAGCTCGTAGCAACCGTGCTCTCACGCAACGCCGCGCCCAAATACACGGACGTGTTGATCAAGCTGGTGCAGGACAGCGACGCGGAGATCGCGCGGCAGGCGGCGCCCGGACTCGGGAAGATCGGCGACAAGCGCGCCCGCGAGCCCCTGATCTCGGCCCTCAAGAAGACCGACAAAGAGAGCCGCAAGAAGTACCTGAACGCCCTCAAGGACGGCATCGGCGCCGAGGGTCTGATTCTGGCGCTCGACAGCAACGACAGCGACATCGAAAAGAGCTGGTACCAGACCAAGGTGGTCATCGACCTCGTGCGCGAGCTCGCTGACCCGCGCTGCGGCGATCCCATCCTCAAGTACCTCGAGACCAAACCCAACATCCACTGGCAGACCGAGGCCGCCACGGCCATGGCTGAGGTGGGCGACGTGCGGGGCGTGCCGACCCTGGCCCGGCGCCTGCGTATGGACCCGCTCAAGATCTACGGCGATCAGTACGATCACGAGCAGCTCTTGAAGCGCGACGATCAAGAGCGTGTGGTCGCGGCGCGCATGATCGCGGACCTCGCAGTGCTCTACCCCGACCAGCGGGAGTTCATCCGCAAAGAGAGCGAAGACGCGGTCATCTTCTGGATCCACGAGATGCCGTCGCCGCACGCCAACGGCCTGCGCGCGCTCGCTGCCATGGAGTCCACGAAGGACATCAACGCCCTGCGCAAGTGGGCGGACCCGAACAAACCCCTGCCGAAGGAGGGCCAGCAGCCGCCGTTCCCGGAAGAGTGGGTCGTGGCCCAGAGCGCCATGCGTTACGTCGGCTGGCTCAAGGACGAACAGAGCTGGAGTGTGCTGGAGAAGTCGCTGACGCGGCGTGACCCGGAGCTCGACGTGACCATGGACGGTCTGATGGCCGGCGGCCTCGCCATCCTGGGCATGACCCTGCGCGCGATCGGCGTCGGGGCCGCGGATGGCATGGCGCAGTGGCAGGACCCGAAGGCGTTCAAGCCGCTGATGAAGTACATCGAGGAACCGAAAGAGAACGAGCAGAGCCGCAAGTCCGCTTGTGCGGCGCTGCCGTGGGTCGCGAGCAAAGAGGACATGCTCGAGGTCGCGAAGAAGGTTCAGGAGTACAAAAAGACTGACAAAGACGACTCGCTGCGGCGTGAGTGCCTGCTCGAGGCGTTCATCCGCCGTCCCGTCCCGGGCATCGCCGGAGCGCTGCTCCCGATGCTCACGCCCGACGCGGCGCTCGAGACGCGGCATCAGGTTGGTGCGGCCATCGGCAAGACCGGCTTCGACAAGGAAGTCGAGGCCAAGCTGTTCGAGATGCTGAAGTCCGAGTCACTGGTGACGGACGCCGCCAATGCGTTGATCTTGGGTGGAACGCCCGACGTCGCGAAGCGGGCTGTCGCGATGCTGGCCGACAAACCCAAGGCCACGGTCGAGGAGCTGCAGAACCTCTGGTACGACGCCTTCGGGTACTGGTCTCACGAAGACCTGACGAGTGGCCGCATCTTCCGCTGGGTCGACAACGCCATCGCGATTCAGCAGACGGAGCTGAAGGGCGTTCCACAGGACTGGGCGCCGTTCTTGCTCATGAAGCAGTTCGACAATCTCCAGTACGACAACGGTCCGCACTCGTTCACCCGCGTGGTGCTGCGGGTTCGCCTGATGCAGATGGCGAAGGACGCGAGCAAGAAAGAGATGATGGAAGGCGCGATCCGCACGCTGAAGTTCATGAAGGAACAGGGTGTGCTCCTGGCGCTGCGCGACGAGAAGGGCCCGACCGGCGAGCTGGCATCGGCGGCCTACTTCGAGCTGATGAACCCGAAGGTCATCACCGACGTGAAGGTTCCCGAGGACGGCAAGGGCGGGGGCAAAGGCAAGAACCAGTGA
- a CDS encoding CPBP family intramembrane metalloprotease gives MPDAYAATAVGLGFLVATYAVALRRDHALTPDHYGLSLGGLLDPEPLSARRMLLAGLRATAWALGLALLIFPAFWFGYLWWWKPRHAFVPGALPSFGDDVLGQLLVIALPEEAFYRGYLQTALDDVWKPRFRVLGADIGLGLLVSSALFALGHFATEVHPNRLAVFFPALVFGWLRARTKGVGAGIVFHALCNLFAAFLARSYGLGH, from the coding sequence ATGCCCGACGCCTATGCGGCGACCGCGGTGGGTCTCGGCTTTCTGGTGGCCACCTACGCCGTCGCGCTCCGCCGCGACCACGCGCTGACCCCGGATCACTACGGGCTCTCGCTTGGGGGACTGCTCGACCCCGAACCGCTGTCCGCCCGACGGATGTTGCTGGCCGGCCTACGCGCGACGGCCTGGGCCCTCGGGCTCGCGTTGCTCATCTTTCCAGCGTTCTGGTTCGGCTACCTCTGGTGGTGGAAACCCCGTCACGCCTTCGTGCCCGGAGCGCTGCCATCGTTCGGCGACGACGTGCTCGGTCAGCTGCTGGTGATCGCACTGCCCGAAGAGGCCTTCTATCGAGGTTACCTGCAGACCGCCCTCGACGACGTCTGGAAGCCGCGCTTCCGCGTGCTCGGCGCGGACATCGGCCTCGGGCTCTTGGTCTCGAGCGCGCTCTTCGCTCTCGGGCACTTCGCGACGGAGGTGCACCCGAATCGGCTGGCGGTGTTCTTCCCGGCGTTGGTGTTTGGTTGGTTGCGCGCGCGCACCAAGGGGGTTGGCGCGGGGATTGTGTTTCACGCGTTGTGTAACTTGTTCGCGGCGTTCTTGGCGCGGAGTTATGGGTTGGGGCATTGA
- a CDS encoding DUF4175 domain-containing protein, giving the protein MAVTELLNTLAGAWRTRVGTASRQALLGAMVLAVTGGAHLARQGTPAARAGTAGMILVVFVAMIVRAVRERRTYRDLRRTITEVVLPADRDLGLRTLRAVSLLERTAKDDSAGSAELAHLHFQRLVARASVEKVEATATRRARIWQLGLLVGLLAATGSFAFGPMRVVEGLDVLFAQKGRAPLPLAWLDYMRVTAEPPAYLKLPERSVLPSLGSRHPEGTLLTVRGVPRRDGRRLVLTDGESEVPFVSDGTGGVVARWTVLQTSELAVAARFGSVLITELDPIPLAAVTDAVPEVTLEGAPKSLELKTLESLPLHYEASDDHGLRQIDLVLRAGDREDRRVLARLDGESIFERGAHVLSPRDGFLKRMYLPIQVGIEVRDNDPIRGPKWGKSATITLIPPIVGEPEALRHAGLDKARGELIDFLAWQLEKVSAKEGEPVSRDEKDRARRAADATRTALDKTYGGLLVPAGLRAFVAGQIRQLERAPRPGESRIRRTEDVTLALDSVLRALSTRDAQGVSKRLADVVEEIADGAKQARETEKKTIGLARLDTALEAANAGAGRLSELGLLGRDLGGVARADLGRVKRARQTEDLTHVELAARHLAARLRRPNPSFGSAQRGGVESGSPGQRGASSGEPSDANDRFDELAAELERLAVDHGNEIGNVERGLAEAEQSVDLENLRGEAKQRAEALRRALAELPQFSHTPGSARSSASLGREHGGAMAESLERLSLGDAVQSGKDALNALDTAEKKAGASANDFLDREELSAAKRELRQHLSWAEQRLSELKQNAQGRARAGMSSSGEREQEMSRRAGNLASRGKQGDTALPEDALENLEKAEGLMREAARSLIDGKGDRGLELQRQAQRLLEQANTGQTGDEEEPAPRESKPRDSHGDRGKEIRTGGEVPRDQDKRRAEEFRRRVVEGLGKSKDERLAPAVKRYAEGLLR; this is encoded by the coding sequence GTGGCTGTCACCGAGCTGTTGAACACCCTGGCCGGTGCTTGGCGCACCCGGGTCGGTACGGCCTCGCGCCAGGCGCTCCTGGGAGCCATGGTGCTCGCGGTCACGGGGGGTGCCCATCTGGCGCGGCAAGGGACGCCGGCCGCGCGGGCCGGCACCGCCGGGATGATCCTCGTGGTCTTCGTCGCGATGATCGTGCGCGCGGTGCGCGAGCGGCGGACGTACCGCGATCTGCGGCGGACCATCACCGAGGTCGTGCTGCCGGCCGACCGTGACCTCGGGCTGCGCACGCTGCGCGCCGTCTCGCTGCTCGAGCGCACGGCCAAAGACGACAGCGCCGGTTCAGCGGAGCTTGCGCACCTGCACTTTCAGCGACTCGTGGCGCGTGCCTCCGTCGAAAAGGTCGAGGCGACGGCCACCCGACGCGCACGCATCTGGCAGCTGGGTCTGCTGGTCGGGTTGTTGGCCGCGACCGGCTCCTTTGCGTTCGGGCCCATGCGTGTGGTCGAGGGCCTCGACGTGCTCTTCGCGCAGAAGGGGCGGGCGCCGCTGCCCTTGGCCTGGCTCGACTACATGCGGGTGACCGCCGAACCACCGGCGTATCTGAAGCTACCGGAGCGGTCGGTGCTCCCCAGTCTCGGCTCTCGCCATCCCGAAGGCACGCTGCTCACCGTGCGCGGCGTGCCGCGGCGCGATGGTCGGCGTCTGGTGCTCACCGATGGCGAGTCCGAGGTGCCGTTCGTGAGTGATGGCACCGGCGGCGTCGTGGCCCGCTGGACGGTGCTGCAGACCAGCGAGCTGGCGGTCGCCGCGCGCTTTGGCTCGGTGCTGATCACCGAGCTCGATCCGATCCCGCTCGCAGCAGTGACGGATGCGGTGCCCGAGGTGACTCTCGAGGGTGCGCCGAAGTCTCTCGAGCTCAAGACCCTCGAGAGTCTCCCGCTGCACTACGAGGCCAGCGATGACCACGGGCTTCGGCAGATCGATCTGGTGCTTCGGGCGGGGGATCGCGAGGACCGGCGGGTGCTCGCCCGGCTCGACGGCGAGAGCATCTTCGAACGAGGAGCTCACGTGCTCTCTCCGCGTGATGGGTTTCTGAAGCGTATGTACCTGCCGATTCAGGTCGGCATCGAGGTCCGGGACAACGACCCGATTCGCGGCCCGAAATGGGGCAAGAGCGCGACCATCACCTTGATCCCGCCAATTGTCGGTGAGCCCGAGGCACTGCGTCATGCCGGGCTCGACAAGGCGCGGGGTGAGCTGATCGATTTTCTCGCGTGGCAGCTGGAGAAGGTGAGCGCGAAGGAGGGTGAGCCGGTGTCGCGTGACGAGAAGGACCGCGCGCGGCGCGCGGCCGACGCGACCCGAACGGCGCTCGACAAGACCTATGGCGGGTTGCTCGTTCCGGCGGGCTTGCGCGCCTTCGTTGCGGGGCAGATCCGCCAGCTGGAGCGTGCGCCACGCCCCGGTGAGTCTCGGATCCGACGTACCGAAGACGTGACGCTTGCGCTCGACTCGGTGCTCCGCGCGCTGTCCACGCGGGACGCACAAGGCGTCTCCAAGCGGCTCGCGGACGTGGTCGAGGAGATCGCCGACGGGGCGAAACAAGCGCGTGAGACCGAGAAGAAGACCATCGGGCTCGCGCGCCTCGACACGGCACTCGAGGCGGCCAACGCCGGAGCGGGACGGCTCTCGGAGCTCGGGCTCCTGGGGCGCGACCTGGGGGGTGTGGCTCGCGCAGATCTGGGACGCGTGAAGCGCGCGCGGCAGACCGAAGACCTGACCCACGTCGAGCTCGCGGCGCGTCACCTGGCCGCCCGCCTGCGGCGCCCGAACCCCTCGTTCGGCAGCGCCCAACGCGGCGGGGTCGAGTCGGGCTCGCCGGGACAGCGCGGGGCATCGAGCGGTGAGCCGTCGGACGCCAACGACCGCTTCGACGAGCTGGCCGCAGAGCTCGAGCGCCTGGCCGTCGACCACGGCAACGAGATCGGCAACGTGGAGCGCGGCCTCGCCGAGGCGGAGCAGAGTGTCGATCTGGAGAACCTGCGAGGTGAGGCCAAACAGCGCGCGGAGGCGCTGCGCCGGGCGTTGGCCGAGCTGCCGCAGTTCAGTCACACCCCCGGTTCGGCGCGATCGTCGGCGTCCCTTGGCCGCGAACACGGCGGGGCGATGGCGGAATCGCTGGAGCGCCTCAGCCTGGGTGACGCGGTTCAGAGCGGAAAGGACGCCCTCAACGCCCTGGACACCGCCGAGAAGAAGGCCGGAGCTTCGGCCAACGATTTCTTGGATCGTGAGGAGCTGAGCGCGGCAAAACGTGAGCTGCGCCAGCATCTGTCCTGGGCCGAGCAGCGTCTGAGTGAGCTCAAACAGAACGCGCAGGGCAGGGCACGAGCGGGCATGAGCTCGTCGGGGGAACGCGAACAGGAGATGTCCCGTCGAGCGGGGAACCTCGCATCGCGCGGGAAGCAAGGTGACACCGCGCTGCCCGAGGACGCGCTGGAGAACCTCGAGAAGGCGGAGGGCCTGATGCGCGAGGCGGCCCGCTCGCTGATCGACGGCAAGGGAGATCGAGGCCTCGAGCTGCAGCGCCAGGCGCAACGACTGCTCGAACAGGCAAACACCGGTCAGACCGGCGACGAAGAAGAGCCCGCACCGCGAGAGTCCAAACCTCGCGACTCGCACGGCGATCGCGGCAAGGAAATTCGTACGGGTGGAGAGGTGCCGCGCGATCAAGACAAGCGCCGTGCCGAGGAGTTCAGGCGGCGCGTGGTGGAGGGGCTCGGCAAGAGCAAGGACGAGCGCCTGGCGCCCGCGGTGAAACGTTACGCGGAGGGTCTGCTGCGATGA
- a CDS encoding (Fe-S)-binding protein — MNPVAMAVVILSLTGAFLWSASQRFGLLKVGGPTHESRFGSVGERLGRVWTFALFQKKMRYYFAAGLAHNLIFVGFAVLLLRTLILWGRGFDPSFNFWVFGPEGLPGQVYAFLKDVLSTLVILGACVFIYYRTLNKQKRMTLSVEGLVILGIIITMMLADQMYDGAALVLNHKLGAECGTRASDWCGAAATVIKPLGPAHGALGWAPFPDPAGSLWAVALSGVSVPALVVLAHTGFWIHSSLVLIFLNILPYSKHFHIITAVPNVALSDLSPPGRLRPLAKDTEELMAKVEKAMEQEDMLAAPLGYARIDHFTWKDVLDFYTCTECGRCSDNCPAATTGKMLSPKVFTTDLRDHMYARQEEFLELGEIPRVDLSLKPAEESKPEAEAEDKPTAEADADKTKDAAADGASSDADGADKKPEYKPVDLVPNVVHEDVLWACTTCRACEEQCPVMITYVDKIVQMRRNLVMIRGEHFPQELNKPFQGMETNGNPWNLSRVDRASWTEGLDVPKMADNPKAEVLYWVGCAASYDDRAKKIARATASLLKQAGVDFAILAEEETCTGDSARRAGNELLFMMLAEANIATINGYQEQGGVKKIITTCPHCFNTLGNEYPDFGGKWQVVHHADYLLELVAQGKLKPKHGVKGRVVYHDSCYLGRYNEIYESPREILKRIPGVELVEAEHFTRNKGLCCGAGGAQMWMEEQNKDRVNVKRTLQLLETGATTIATACPFCMTMLTDGLKDQEKEGEIQNLDIVELLAIACADESADKPAKTAAAETAPAAEEVASEAG; from the coding sequence ATGAATCCCGTAGCGATGGCCGTTGTGATCCTGAGCCTGACCGGCGCGTTCCTTTGGAGTGCGAGCCAGCGTTTTGGACTGCTCAAAGTCGGGGGGCCGACCCACGAGAGCCGCTTCGGATCCGTGGGCGAACGCCTCGGTCGTGTTTGGACCTTCGCGCTCTTCCAGAAGAAGATGCGCTACTACTTCGCGGCTGGACTCGCCCACAACCTGATCTTCGTCGGGTTCGCGGTGCTGCTCCTGCGCACGCTGATCTTGTGGGGGCGTGGCTTCGACCCGAGCTTCAATTTCTGGGTGTTTGGGCCCGAGGGTCTCCCGGGTCAGGTGTACGCGTTCCTGAAGGACGTGCTCTCTACCCTCGTCATTCTGGGGGCCTGCGTCTTCATTTATTACCGCACGCTCAACAAACAGAAGCGCATGACGCTGTCCGTCGAGGGGCTCGTCATTCTCGGCATCATCATCACGATGATGCTCGCGGATCAGATGTACGACGGCGCGGCGCTCGTCCTGAATCACAAACTCGGCGCCGAGTGCGGGACACGAGCCAGCGACTGGTGTGGGGCTGCCGCCACCGTGATCAAGCCCTTGGGGCCGGCGCACGGCGCGCTCGGCTGGGCGCCGTTCCCCGACCCCGCCGGTTCTCTGTGGGCGGTTGCGCTCTCCGGTGTGAGTGTGCCGGCGCTGGTGGTGCTGGCTCACACAGGGTTCTGGATCCACTCGTCGCTGGTGCTGATCTTCCTGAACATTCTGCCGTACTCGAAGCACTTCCACATCATCACGGCGGTCCCCAACGTTGCGCTCAGTGATCTGAGCCCGCCCGGGCGGCTGCGCCCGCTGGCCAAGGACACCGAAGAGCTGATGGCCAAGGTCGAGAAGGCCATGGAGCAGGAAGACATGCTGGCGGCGCCCCTGGGCTACGCGCGCATCGACCACTTCACCTGGAAGGACGTGCTCGACTTCTACACCTGCACCGAGTGCGGGCGTTGTTCCGACAACTGCCCGGCCGCAACCACCGGCAAGATGCTGAGCCCGAAGGTCTTCACCACCGATCTTCGCGACCACATGTACGCGCGGCAGGAAGAGTTCCTGGAGCTGGGAGAGATCCCGCGCGTCGACCTCAGCCTGAAACCGGCGGAGGAGTCCAAGCCCGAGGCTGAGGCGGAGGACAAGCCGACCGCCGAGGCGGACGCGGACAAGACGAAGGACGCCGCCGCCGATGGGGCGAGCTCGGACGCAGACGGTGCAGACAAGAAGCCGGAGTACAAACCGGTTGATCTCGTGCCGAACGTCGTGCACGAGGATGTGCTCTGGGCCTGCACGACCTGTCGAGCCTGCGAAGAGCAGTGCCCGGTGATGATCACCTACGTCGACAAGATCGTGCAGATGCGGCGCAACCTGGTGATGATCCGGGGCGAGCATTTCCCGCAGGAGCTCAACAAGCCATTTCAGGGCATGGAGACCAACGGCAACCCCTGGAACCTGTCGCGCGTGGACCGGGCCAGCTGGACCGAGGGGCTCGACGTGCCGAAGATGGCGGACAACCCCAAGGCGGAGGTGCTGTACTGGGTCGGCTGCGCCGCCAGCTACGACGACCGCGCCAAGAAGATCGCGCGCGCCACGGCGAGCTTGCTCAAACAGGCCGGCGTCGACTTCGCGATCTTGGCCGAAGAAGAGACTTGCACCGGGGACTCGGCGCGTCGGGCGGGGAACGAGCTGCTCTTCATGATGCTGGCCGAAGCCAACATCGCCACCATCAACGGCTACCAGGAGCAGGGCGGGGTGAAGAAGATCATCACCACCTGCCCACACTGCTTCAACACGCTGGGCAACGAATACCCGGATTTTGGCGGCAAGTGGCAGGTCGTTCACCACGCCGACTACCTGCTCGAGCTGGTGGCGCAGGGCAAGTTGAAGCCGAAGCACGGCGTCAAGGGTCGCGTCGTCTACCACGACTCCTGTTATCTCGGCCGCTACAACGAGATCTACGAGTCGCCGCGGGAAATCCTGAAGCGCATCCCGGGCGTCGAGCTGGTCGAGGCGGAGCACTTCACGCGCAACAAGGGGCTCTGCTGCGGCGCCGGCGGCGCGCAGATGTGGATGGAAGAGCAGAACAAAGATCGCGTGAACGTGAAGCGCACACTCCAGCTCCTGGAGACCGGCGCGACGACCATCGCAACGGCGTGTCCGTTCTGCATGACGATGCTCACCGATGGCCTCAAGGATCAGGAGAAGGAAGGCGAGATCCAGAACCTGGACATCGTCGAGCTGTTGGCCATTGCTTGCGCTGACGAGAGCGCTGACAAACCGGCAAAGACTGCCGCGGCGGAGACTGCCCCCGCGGCAGAAGAAGTCGCCAGCGAGGCTGGATAG